A genome region from Streptomyces pratensis includes the following:
- a CDS encoding lysine N(6)-hydroxylase/L-ornithine N(5)-oxygenase family protein: MTDRTTPEGDRTHDLIGIGLGPFNLSLAALAHGLPTTPGNHPLTTAFYEQRPAFHWHPGLLIDGATLQVPFLADLTTLADPTSPWTFLNYLRTRDRLYPFYFAEQFHIHRAEYDAYCRWVSEQLPTIHFDHQVDAIRWNTDRAHFEVDYTRLDPQGDAQALGRTHTRHIALGVGTAPFIPEPLRPLAEAPGIPVIHSADYLHHREELLRAGHITVIGSGQSGAEIFLDLLRARPVGIERIHWLARTQAFAPMEYSKLGLEHFTPDYTHYFHALPEHVRDTLVPQQWQLHKGIDTDTIAAIHDELYRRTLHGGWPDATLTPGVGVRTAGRLSGSGTRIELHLEHTQQATRSRLTTDAVVLATGYRERPLDTLLTGIAPHIRRDTQGRPRIHTDFRLDLDPALTGNIYVQNAERHTHGVGAPDLGLAAWRSATILNNLTGTTPYPLPQRTAFTTFGLTPHPAPAVPGQGSSLTPLAQGH, translated from the coding sequence ATGACCGACCGGACCACCCCCGAAGGCGACCGGACCCACGACCTCATCGGCATCGGCCTCGGCCCCTTCAACCTCTCCCTCGCCGCCCTCGCCCACGGCCTCCCCACCACCCCCGGCAACCACCCCCTCACCACCGCCTTCTACGAACAACGCCCCGCCTTCCACTGGCACCCCGGCCTCCTCATCGACGGCGCCACCCTCCAAGTCCCCTTCCTCGCCGACCTCACCACCCTCGCCGACCCCACCAGCCCCTGGACATTCCTCAACTACCTGCGCACCCGCGACCGCCTCTACCCCTTCTACTTCGCCGAGCAATTCCACATCCACCGCGCCGAATACGACGCCTACTGCCGATGGGTCAGCGAACAACTCCCCACCATCCACTTCGACCACCAGGTCGACGCCATCCGCTGGAACACCGACCGCGCCCACTTCGAAGTCGACTACACCCGGCTCGACCCCCAAGGCGACGCCCAAGCCCTCGGCCGCACCCACACCCGCCACATCGCCCTCGGCGTCGGCACCGCACCCTTCATCCCCGAACCGCTACGCCCCCTCGCGGAAGCCCCCGGCATCCCCGTCATCCACTCCGCCGACTACCTCCACCACCGCGAAGAACTCCTCCGAGCCGGCCACATCACCGTCATCGGCTCCGGCCAGTCAGGCGCCGAAATCTTCCTCGACCTCCTCCGCGCCCGCCCCGTCGGCATCGAGAGGATCCACTGGCTCGCCCGCACCCAGGCCTTCGCACCCATGGAGTACTCAAAACTCGGCCTCGAACACTTCACCCCCGACTACACCCACTACTTCCACGCACTCCCGGAACACGTACGCGACACCCTCGTCCCCCAGCAATGGCAACTGCACAAAGGCATCGACACCGACACCATCGCCGCCATCCACGACGAGCTCTACCGCCGCACCCTCCACGGCGGCTGGCCCGACGCCACCCTCACCCCCGGCGTCGGCGTCCGCACCGCAGGCCGCCTCTCCGGCAGCGGAACCCGCATCGAACTCCACCTCGAACACACCCAGCAAGCCACCCGGAGCCGCCTCACCACCGACGCCGTCGTCCTCGCCACCGGCTACCGCGAACGCCCCCTCGACACCCTCCTCACCGGCATCGCCCCCCACATCCGCCGCGACACCCAAGGACGCCCCCGCATCCACACCGACTTCCGCCTCGACCTCGACCCCGCCCTCACCGGCAACATCTACGTACAGAACGCCGAACGCCACACCCACGGAGTCGGCGCCCCCGACCTCGGCCTCGCCGCCTGGCGCAGCGCCACCATCCTCAACAACCTCACCGGCACCACCCCCTACCCCCTCCCACAACGCACGGCCTTCACCACCTTCGGCCTCACCCCCCACCCCGCCCCCGCCGTCCCCGGACAGGGCAGCTCACTCACCCCCCTCGCACAAGGCCACTGA
- a CDS encoding pyridoxal phosphate-dependent decarboxylase family protein, translated as MPTPPLAGGSAGPAHLRPLIDTVLTALHDGATRRNGPLPAGGPETVTRNLHRTTGPLIPDHGTGAHHALRTLVTALTEGAADPAHPHCAAHLHTPPLALAAAADLAASALNPSMDSWDQAPAASALEDTLTTALAAEIYPNRPKPDALVTTGGTEANQLALLLARERHGPVQTICAANAHHSITRAAWLLGLPRPVILPAPTGVMDPTALHEALITHPGPLLVTATAGTTDTGQIDPLTEIADLTTTHGADLHIDAAYGGPLLFSPTHRHTLRSLHRAHSVTLDLHKLGWQPASAGILAVPDHHHLSPLHHHAPYLNADDDTDAGLPDLLGRSLRTTRRPDALKIVVTLQALGRDGLADLIDRTIATAHHLADLIEENPALELHDRPTISTVLFRPTHSDDTTVATIRRTLLDRGHAVLGRARADNRLWLKATLLNPHTTPHDLRQLLTLVTHAHTDATMEGSTLR; from the coding sequence ATGCCCACCCCGCCCCTCGCCGGAGGCAGCGCAGGCCCCGCCCACCTGCGCCCCCTCATCGACACCGTCCTCACCGCACTCCACGACGGCGCCACCCGACGCAACGGCCCCCTCCCCGCCGGCGGCCCCGAAACCGTCACACGCAACCTCCACCGCACCACAGGCCCCCTCATCCCCGACCACGGCACCGGCGCCCACCACGCCCTCCGCACCCTCGTCACCGCACTCACCGAAGGCGCCGCAGACCCCGCACACCCCCACTGCGCAGCCCACCTCCACACCCCACCCCTCGCCCTCGCCGCAGCAGCCGACCTCGCCGCATCAGCCCTCAACCCCTCCATGGACTCCTGGGACCAAGCCCCCGCAGCCTCCGCCCTCGAAGACACCCTCACCACCGCACTCGCCGCCGAGATCTACCCCAACCGCCCAAAACCCGACGCCCTCGTCACCACAGGCGGCACCGAAGCCAACCAACTCGCCCTCCTCCTCGCCCGCGAACGCCACGGCCCCGTACAAACCATCTGCGCCGCCAACGCCCACCACAGCATCACCCGCGCCGCCTGGCTCCTCGGCCTCCCCCGACCCGTCATCCTCCCCGCACCCACCGGCGTCATGGACCCCACCGCACTCCACGAAGCCCTCATCACCCACCCCGGCCCACTCCTCGTCACCGCCACCGCAGGCACCACCGACACCGGCCAGATCGACCCCCTCACCGAAATCGCCGACCTCACCACAACCCACGGCGCCGACCTCCACATCGACGCCGCATACGGCGGCCCCCTCCTCTTCAGCCCCACCCACCGCCACACCCTCCGCAGCCTCCACCGCGCCCACAGCGTCACCCTCGACCTCCACAAACTCGGCTGGCAACCCGCCTCCGCCGGCATCCTCGCCGTCCCCGACCACCACCACCTCAGCCCACTCCACCACCACGCCCCCTACCTCAACGCCGACGACGACACCGACGCAGGCCTCCCCGACCTCCTCGGCCGCTCCCTCCGCACCACCCGCCGACCCGACGCCCTCAAAATCGTCGTCACCCTCCAAGCACTCGGCCGCGACGGACTCGCCGACCTCATCGACCGCACCATCGCCACCGCCCACCACCTCGCCGATCTCATCGAAGAAAACCCCGCACTCGAACTCCACGACCGCCCCACCATCAGCACCGTCCTGTTCCGCCCCACCCACAGCGACGACACCACCGTCGCAACCATCCGCCGCACCCTCCTCGACCGAGGACACGCCGTACTCGGCCGCGCCCGAGCCGACAACCGCCTCTGGCTCAAAGCCACCCTCCTCAACCCCCACACCACCCCCCACGACCTCCGACAACTCCTCACCCTCGTCACCCACGCCCACACCGACGCCACCATGGAAGGCAGCACCCTCCGATGA